Proteins encoded by one window of Dreissena polymorpha isolate Duluth1 chromosome 11, UMN_Dpol_1.0, whole genome shotgun sequence:
- the LOC127851398 gene encoding uncharacterized protein LOC127851398 — protein METKERVTEDASKTQFDKKKKVGNYLLGKIVGEGSFAKVRQGLHIIAREKVAVKIVPKKAVLLREYVKRSVRREAVLLQKLEHPNIVHLFEIMETENSYYLVLEYADGGEFIKYLSDRQRLSEDESRKYIRQMASAVDHMHMSNITHRDLKLENLLLDKDMNIKIIDFGQSNVFYGDTSLNTQCGSPMYAAPEIFCSRKYGSAVDIWSMGICLYAMLSGKLPFMPDPPNNLTLLHSLILRGVRVPDHVSDTCANLIARMLAVDVYHRITMDDLLLHPWLHENHETPLVIRQPPIGKLYPTVPKSPIVNYMTTVFNFLEDDVFYSVIERKMNAVAATYHLLQRRYDAGIHIVGLSMTMPSANTFQTSLRTADSGKTWNERVEFPLLPSENVVNDDSEITGPKAKLKSYIQLLKDSKLRSAQSQRSGNALRHKDLTLRRYKTRADMTKYTHTREETGFLPDFILTYTQEEPSQKPARKLEKSFEWEQTCIVSRKEPSSTKANNPDNAKYRIIFGKSADHQERVKHTDADGRKTADLSLPVPPTSPVSPFQPKELDVYNRSETGVDISIGAQSLKRIDTFEQDSKHTDKDTERKEVKPKDIQVHVVKKDSAKSPRVSDPYGNESWSTFQRQKTQLAKTIGQIDRRSNHVAFQYGLPITKPKTLTTREARSYFEEFEHAKVIGQGRRLLERTNTSTKIEDTNGGNWNRKSYTADAHRDLPDIRHHASAFTRSPPGGAGEIAFRTVDANGILHFPSVTLQAEQTIFEVHPPMSPPRQTVEDGVTDIIRVHITSSAKY, from the exons ATGGAAACTAAAGAAAGGGTCACTGAAGACGCTTCCAAGACACAGTTTGACAAGAAGAAGAAAGTGGGCAACTACTTACTCGGGAAGATTGTAGGGGAGGGATCTTTCGCAAAGGTTCGACAGGGACTACATATAATCGCCAGAGAAAAG GTGGCTGTGAAAATAGTCCCGAAGAAGGCGGTATTACTCCGCGAGTATGTGAAGCGCAGCGTAAGGCGGGAAGCTGTGCTGCTTCAGAAGTTAGAACACCCAAACATCGTCCATTTGTTCGAGATCATGGAGACAGAAAACAGCTACTACCTGGTGCTAGAGTATGCGGATGGAGGAGAATTCATAAAATATCTATCGGACAG ACAGCGCCTTTCGGAAGATGAGAGCCGGAAGTACATTCGACAGATGGCGTCTGCCGTGGATCATATGCACATGTCCAACATAACACACAG GGATCTGAAACTGGAGAATCTGCTGTTGGACAAGGATATGAATATAAAGATCATTG ACTTCGGCCAGAGTAATGTGTTTTACGGCGACACGAGCCTGAACACACAGTGCGGATCGCCAATGTACGCAGCTCCTGAAATATTCTGCAGTCGGAAGTACGGATCTGCAGTGGACATCTGGAGCAT GGGTATATGCCTGTATGCGATGCTGAGCGGCAAGCTGCCCTTCATGCCCGACCCTCCTAACAACCTGACCCTTCTGCACAGCCTGATATTGCGtggggttcgagtcccggaccaTGTGTCGGATA cctGTGCAAACCTGATTGCACGCATGTTAGCTGTGGATGTCTACCATCGAATTACCATGGACGATCTCTTGCTGCATCCATGGCTGCACGAAAATCACGAAACCCCTCTGGTAATTAGACAACCACCGATTGGAAAGCTTTATCCAACCGTTCCAAAATCACCTATTGTGAACTATATGACAACAGTGTTTAATTTCCTCGAAGACGACGTATTTTATTCCGTAATCGAACGGAAGATGAATGCTGTCGCTGCGACCTACCATTTACTACAACGGCGCTATGACGCTGGTATTCATATAGTCGGATTATCCATGACAATGCCTAGCGCAAATACCTTCCAAACAAGTTTAAGGACTGCTGACAGTGGCAAAACGTGGAATGAAAGGGTCGAATTTCCCTTACTGCCTTCAGAAAATGTAGTTAATGATGACAGTGAAATAACGGGACCAAAAGCTAAGTTAAAAAGTTATATTCAGTTGCTCAAAGACTCTAAATTGAGGAGCGCTCAAAGCCAGCGGTCGGGAAATGCGTTACGGCATAAGGATCTTACTTTGCGTCGATATAAAACCCGTGCTGATATGACCAAATACACTCACACGAGGGAGGAAACGGGCTTTTTGCCAGATTttatactgacatacacacaagAAGAGCCATCTCAAAAACCTGCCAGAAAACTGGAGAAAAGTTTCGAGTGGGAACAGACATGCATTGTTTCACGAAAAGAACCGAGTTCGACGAAAGCGAACAACCCTGACAACGCCAAATATCGGATAATTTTCGGCAAGTCTGCAGATCATCAAGAACGCGTTAAACACACGGATGCTGACGGACGAAAAACGGCGGATCTGTCGCTACCTGTGCCTCCAACGAGTCCTGTGTCTCCCTTCCAGCCGAAGGAACTGGACGTTTATAACCGCTCTGAGACCGGGGTGGACATTTCAATCGGCGCACAGAGTCTGAAAAGAATAGACACATTTGAACAAGACTCTAAACATACTGATAAAGATACTGAGCGAAAGGAGGTCAAACCGAAAGACATTCAAGTGCATGTTGTTAAAAAAGACTCTGCAAAGTCGCCAAGAGTCAGTGATCCTTATGGAAATGAATCTTGGTCGACATTTCAGCGCCAGAAAACGCAGCTTGCAAAGACCATAGGGCAGATAGATCGGAGAAGCAATCACGTGGCCTTTCAATACGGACTTCCCATCACCAAGCCTAAAACGCTCACCACGCGGGAGGCGCGCTCTTACTTCGAAGAATTTGAACATGCAAAGGTTATTGGACAAG GTAGAAGACTTCTCGAAAGGACAAACACTTCCACGAAGATCGAAGACACTAACGGAGGAAACTGGAACCGGAAGTCGTACACCGCGGATGCACACCGTGATCTTCCCGACATCCGCCATCACGCGAGCGCCTTTACGCGGTCGCCGCCAGGTGGTGCCGGTGAGATCGCCTTCCGAACGGTTGACGCAAATGGGATTCTACACTTTCCGAGTGTGACGCTGCAAGCTGAGCAGACGATCTTTGAGGTTCACCCCCCTATGAGCCCTCCGCGACAGACGGTAGAAGACGGCGTAACAGACATCATCCGAGTCCATATTACTAGTTCGGCTAAATATTGA